The Sabethes cyaneus chromosome 3, idSabCyanKW18_F2, whole genome shotgun sequence DNA window AACTGAAACATTTCTCAAGTGGATGGTTTTGTCCAAATACAGTTCTATGTCTTACAGTGAGAAATAGCAAACGTTGTCGAGATCTTCGGGCAATTATTATTGTTTTCGTAAGTCATAGTCTTATCAAAATGTCATAGAGTTTAAGTTATTTTCAATTGAACAAATAggataaattattattattattgatgaaatttttcgaATGGCTTGTTATTAAAGTTTAATGCCTAAATGTTATTATGATTTGCTATGAACTATCATCAGTTTAATGCCTAAATGTTATTATGATTTGCAATGAACTATCATCTTAACGAACAATGTTTCACTTCGATGCAGGATTCTTGAAACATCTTCTGCACATAATAAGCCCGAAATCACTCGGTGACAAAGGTCGCCTATCAACATACCGACATgggaaaaaatataataattggTTCTGTCCGACTGCAAGAAACAATCAGGATTGGGACGCAATGAAGTAAAAGACGAGGAAGACCAACAACGAATCGTGAAGACCACCAGGATGGTGCTCAACGGCCTCCTCATGTGTGGTAAACCTGCTTTACTTTACTGAGTAATTGAAGTTTATTTATACGGataattggaaaaaaatattatgtagGTACCGTTCGAAAAGAGATTACTTTACAGATGAAATAATGATAAGTGCGGCTTTCTCTTTTCCGACCAGGTCTATTTGTATTTTCTCACAAGTTACCTATTTTGTTGTTAAACATTTAAGCGCATGATTTATCATTGGAACGGGAAAATGTTTGGATTTGATATGTTTTAGGTAGCCATGAGTCAAATATCAGTAATTGTAAGAATAACAATCCTACCGACATCCACTCAAGAGGATTCACAGCGGAGATAATATCCGCTCGTTTAAGCTTGCTCCATCATTCTATTCATCTGCGCAGACGCAGCATCCTATAATTCTGTAATAAATGATCAGAAATAAATTATCGTGGCCTTTCTTCCTTGGTTTGAAACGCATCTGGGGTGAATTGTTTCCTCACCTTTTGGTCACACTTGCCGTCTGCCATTCTCGTTCGCAAGTTTTCATCGTACAATAATATCTTCTATCGATTGGGTTCTGATTTATTGCTCATGCGCATTCAATAACTGCTGCTTGAACATGATTTATTTGTTTAACGGATTGATCTCATTGTTGCAACTTTAAACATATTAATTTTATATATGATACTGAATAATATTATTTTTAGGTCACAACTGCACTCCATGTAAATATTGATATTTTATGGTTCAGTGATGTAATATTGGCTTAACTATGCTACTTTTCAAAATCTATAATAACAATGCCAAAACAATCAACTGcataaaatgtaataaatttgaCACTAATACTTTTCGGAGTATGGCATAAACTGAATAATTTTCGTGTGTACATGGTACAATTTCAGGGTCACGAGAAGCATCCTTTACGTACGGAATAACAAGCGCCGGGGCAGTACATGCCATAACCGCAGCATGCGCCAAGGGAAATATTACAACGTGCGGTTGCGACTTAAAGCAGAAGATGCAATTTTCTTCCGAAAGTGACGTAGGTATCATCGATACGCGGCttcacttatttaaaaaaaagtatctCTCCCGCCCCAATATTATGTTTTCACGCCCGTCTAAATGCTTTAAAGTTGCCTTTATCGCTTGCAGAGCTGGAAATGGGGCGGTTGTTCAGCCGATATCGGGTTCGGAATGCGCTTTACCATGAAGTTTCTGGACGCACGGGAGATTGAGAACGACGATCGAAGTCTAATGAATCTGCACAATAACCGAGTAGGACGAAAGGTAAGGTTGGGCGGTGGTATGATTCCAGAATTGAAGAGGTTATGAAATATAGCGATCATTTTTGAGTTTTCCAAACGTTGTCTTAGGAAATAAATAcataaattgtaaataatattatgaattataaacattttctgttttatggttttaTTGCTATTTTGTATATTTCTAAAAGTATTTAACACTCTTGATTAAAATATTGTGATTAAATTGCGTGATTCAGAAACAAACTAGTCTCAACTTGCAGCAGCCTCCCCTACATGTTTGTGGAATTGGCGCGACTAGGCAAGAGGTGTTCGGTCATGAGCTGAACTTCAGCTGCTGAAGACTGTACTATCATACTTTCAGTCGTTATCAATCTTCATTATCTCATTTGATTCATAAGGTATTCGTGCGAACATAATTCGAATGGCTCTCGTTGGGAGGTCCTGGCGTTACTTTGCGTTTTCGGAATTAGTCTTTTGATATACTTGTTCAAAAGATTTCCGCGCCAAATTGCGTCTTACGTCTTAAAAGATGTAAAAAGTAATGACGTTTTTCGAATTTCCTGAGATTGCCTCATGGTATTTGAGAGGACTAAGGTCAGCTTCTTTagagaggacggtaattcaaatgatgtaaaacgagaggaagttaattcaaatttcggacgtaaaaaaagtggacgtaaaaTTAAATCACGTAatatgaatggacgtaaaaagagattctagtgtatacaAAACAATAGCAGGGTTAATGTTACGGATCCTATTGACTATAGCAGTGTATCCCAGTCCAGAATCGAACATATAAAGATTGGCCATTTAGATCTAGGACAAGGCACGCCACCTGGTTTTTTACTCTTCTTTTCATTATGGTAGCCAACCCGGTTGAAAATACTTTTTACACTCTGCATCGCTGTTACCTGCACATATGTATTATTCTCAGAATCacttcgtttgccgaacaacaGCTCCGGAATATGCCGCAGCTTATGCGAGCAGAATCATGTTTCGTATTTCATTTTGCAAATTAAAATTCGCTTATTAACAGCGCTAACATAGAACTACacaatacaaaagaaatcaaaattcggaaataattaCTCAGTTTCGTATTCGCAataatgagtttcagcaacacttaAAGCaataccgcgttatattttccaaCAACCGGTTGCATGACAGTTGCAATCAATCAGAAATTGGACCAATTTTAGATCAACGTCACGGTTACCAcgtggcacgtcctgtcctagattTAGACCAATGCCGTACCTTCCTCCCATTTATATTTGTCTGTATTGGACAGatgttacgcgtactctatttgggaccttttcgtttgattttgccgtaaatgtccaaaatagaatgTGCGTatcgcctgtccaaaatagataaatctaacagcgctaacgttgactcggaccactgcctattgatggttaagatgcactCAAAActttccgttgtgaacaacattcggtactgacgccagtctcggttagatctcgcgcggctgtaGCAACCAGACGCCGCCACAACTCGCATTCAcaacgcgcattcactcgaagctgcgccgCCGCTTCCGGCGAAGAATGTAATGTCGAATtggtttattcaatccggattggaactggatgaactatttgtgttcatttgctcctatctgacagaagaaattcatccagtttcaacccggattgaataaacaaattcgacataagagGGTGATGGataaggagaacgctgcgcgagcGTCCacaatgcgcagtgccacacgtcacaacgtggaaagacacaaacagaagaagatgcagcgtaACCAAATCTTCCGAGGGataaagcgctacctggaagagcaagaATGTGCAGAATTGGAGCGGCTACATCATTCTCAGGAatcgcgaaagttctaccagaaactgagcGGATCCCTCAAAGGCCTTTgagccgcgagccgaaatgtatcGGGATGAAAATGGCAGTATTCTTagggacgatcgtgaggtgtccgacaggtggaagcaacactttgatgaacacctgaatggcgcccaggcggagaaccatggcaaCGGGGAAAGCAATTTTGACGGTGCAACAAGCGGGGAAGATGTGCTagtcccaacgataggcgaagttaaggagaccatcatgcagctaaagaataaTAAATTAGTTGGTAAAGATGGCATCGAAACGGAGCTTCATAAAAGGGGATCATAAAAGCTGGctgtttgtatgcaccggcttaTTGTTAAGCCAAGTGTCCAGTATAGAGTTATTTTGGTAGAGTAAAAAGCGTAGAGCGTAGAGACTGTACCAGCTGTGTGTACACTATAAGGCATCTCTACCACTTTGCCGCTCTACCAAGAGAAGCCGTAGAGAAATTTTACGTAGGGTTCTACCACGCATTCTACGGGGTGTGTCTACTGGAGAAACTGTACAGCGTAGAGCTCAACTAAACACTATGTCAATATAGCGTTTGGTAAAGCTCTACGCTCTATCTAACCTACTAGATAGAGCTATAGAGAACTCGGTAGAGAATAATTTAGCTTTGGAAACGATTTCACAACATGACGCCACATTTTTCTGATGTAACTGTTGCGAACAAATTGCGCCAAATGCCAAAAGCCCAAATGGAAatttaagtgaatattttatttttaattgaaattataTGAGATAACTTTTTATTATCCAggaaactaattttgcattatgaTAAGCCGATTTTTGGTAATAATTGCCAGTAAGATGATTCTAATTTATACAATGATCGCAAAACTACGCAAacatgacaggacgtcatgctttcttAGAAATGggctctattctcagtcacctcactggtcgactgctggactgctcgattgctcaactcatcgactagactgctcggctggattggtcgatttgattgctcgactgaactgctcaactggactgttcgattcgactgctcgattggacaaaTCGATTTGACGGCTCGACTAAACTGGTCGATTGAACTACTTGACTGTTCAAtaggactgctcgatttaacttatCGACTAGTCCActcaattaaactgctcgactgggctactcgactcaactgttcgattcaactattCGATTCaattactcgattcaactgcctcgactcgactggactgcttgactgaacaacttgattcaactgctcgactatactgctcgactcaactgcttgattcgactgctcgactggattgctcaacGCGATATCAAATCGGCTCATTTGACTCGGTTCGCGACAGAAAatggacggttcagagccactcacacaaaagaaccAATTTGCCcatctatagaatcagcacagggaAGATAacgtttttattcagttaaataaaactcAATGTGAGCATAAAGACTATTTTTTCAATGTCAGGCTTTGACTCTCTTATGCACAACATCTTCACATGCCGTAATGCAAATAAATTTGATGTAAAGcttaaagaactaatacaaagattaaacatcttcgcaaacactggcaaatGAAAGTAGTTGCGTacaaagcgacttgagtgtactgtatttttattatgaTGATGCTTCACTAACTTCATTCAAATAATTGAAAAGCTTATAACAAACACCTGCGTAGAAGACAGAAAAACTCGgcaccaatttttcaaaaaggcTTAagtgaaaaatgtaaacaaaccgatgctaggctagtccagcagaaaataactctcactcggtttgtttacattttgtagttgggaccttttgaaaacttggTGCCGAACTCTATCTTATATACTCCTTGAGATAAAATACGTTCAAATGTGTAAATTAGGATGTTTCCTGAAACAACAGgtttgcaacataaattttcCATAAACGTTGTCTAGAGGTTCTCTAGGAAAGAACGTGTGACCATTTTTCGATTGAAAATAAGTAAAACACGAACCAGTTGTATATTAGTCAAAAAATTGTATCTACAGTTTTTTGAATAGAAAACATAAAAGTATGATTCATAATATTGTTTAAGCCAAATTTCATTTGATATAGATTTGTCGCGTACAAACAGTCGTACTCACGCAAAATAGATTTCAGTGTATCACGGTTTTTGTAAAAATGAGAACCACCCCACTAAGCATaacaaaatgaaagaaaaacttagttatttattaaaaattatttttacaattattgcGAAAATTAGATTAGAATTACATCAAAAGAAAGGCCTTTctgaatgaaaaatttcttttccggATACTGAAAAgccgttttctttttattttatataagaATGTAATTTTCAATTAAAGTCCATTCTGTAACATTGTACTATGCAAAATAAAGAAATTTCTGACATTCAACCTATACACACTTCATATACACGCGTATGCgtatacgcgatttgtttgcgtcagcaaaatatggcgtcatattgcgaaaaaatttcaaaaacgaaaTCGTTCTCTATCGAgttctctacagctctatctagcaggttagataAAGCTCTACCAACCACAAAACGAACGTGTATACACTGTAGAGTTTTTGTAGTAGAGAACTCTCCCATAGAGTTGAGCTCTACAGGGTGAATACACTACTCTACCTATCTCTACGTGAGATTTTTCTCTAGCTCTACCTGAAAAACTCTGtagtggacacttggcttaagaatttgggatacggaacagctatcgGAGGAGTTTTCTTCCCgacctacaaaaagggcgacaagttagaCTGGGAGAACTATCGAGGGAtcacagttctcaatgccgcttacaCAGTGCGTTCCCAATCATTTTCCGTCGCCTATCACCAAttacgaacagatttgtgggaaacttatcaagccggggcttcgtcgaaggtaggtctacaacggatcaactATTTACActacggcagatcctccaatagggccgtgaatacagatttcccacgcaccatttgttcgctGACGTCAAAGCCGCATATAATAACCTCGACCGGAAAACATGGACGACAACAGCTTCCTCAGGACGTACGTCAAACAGGTTCAATCTACGATGAATGGTACACAAAGCTGTGTTCGGATCTTGGGTgcattgtcaagttcattcgaatcacacagagggcttcgtctaAGTGATGGTCTCTAATGCCTGCTCTTTAACATAGGGCTACAACCGGgcagatatcaacacgcggggaacgatcttcaacaaatctagtcaattcatctgctttgccgatgacatggacatTATCGGTAGACCATCTGTAggggtggctgaacagtacaccagactaaagcgcgaagcagaagaTTGGATtcaaggtaaatacgtctaaagcaAAGTACACGCTGGCCAGCGGAAGCGAAGTCGACCTACACCGCTTGGAcagtagtataatgatcgacggcgatgagtttgaggtagtctacgaatttgtctatcttggctcactggtaacggcggacaataataccagccgtgagattcggaggcgtattatcagcggaagttgtgcttactatgggTTTCACAAGTAATTGCGGTCAAGCAGACGAAGCTTCTGTACAAGACGCGTAttggaccggttgttctctacgggcatgaagcaTAGACaacgctcgaggaggacctgcgagtgctcggagtttttgaaagacgagtgctaagaatgaTCTACGGTGGCGTACAGGTGAACGGAGTATGGAAGCGGAGGATGAATCATGAACTCGGACAGCTCTAAAGCGAATCCAGTATCTAaaaagtggctaaagctggacggatacgatgggcggGCCATGTTAGaagaatgtcggacaactaccctgcaaagatggtgtttgcctcaaatccggtaggaacaagacgaccaggagcgcagcgagtaaGATGGCCAGACCACGTTgaacgagatctggcggagagtactccgtgtccgaggaattggagagcgtttgtccacaaccgagttaactggagaaaccttgttcaataggctttgtcttaggatggcaagccacttaagtaagtaagtaacagcACGCtgttttcgcttcgattttgctcgcttgattactgcacctcagcgaaGCAGAATTTAAAAAATGGCCTGTATGGGGCCTAAATGAGTGTATGGGGCCTTTGTAGAAaatattattatctacaatattgttgaagcaAGCATGTCTTTTACAtgtatggcgctataaggctgctacgcCGTTGATagtaaaaagagcgctctttttgctgctAACGGAATTGCAGCCATATAACGCCGTAAATACGACGCATAAAAGTTTACTTCCTTCAGCAGTATGaaagataattactagctcaaCAAATGCACCATACATTACTTTTCAAGTTCCGTTTGCTTTAGGTGTAGTAAtcttgctcttttgattacgatttgatcgaagcgaaaagagcgTGCCAAGCCTGCATGTAAAAGGGCtcatgtgcaaatgagagattcttttcgtgtctcctctcttctgcTTATCATAGCGATGCAACTTGAACGGATTAATTTTACGTGGAAGGGTTGCTTGTGTTATTAACCAGTTACTGATTAAGAAAAATGGCATTGGAATGCATTTATATCGCTGTAAGAAGCAAAAGAGAAGAGACAccaagagaatctctcatttgctcATAAGCCTTTTCCCATGTTACGCGAGAAATCACCCTCATGTGCGTTCCGTTCAGTTTCAAAAACAAACGAACAAATAACCTTAGACATTTGACATACTTAACAATTTAGTGCTCGACGATGCTTCCCTGCATAAAAAGGCGACGACACGACTAATCTCTAATTTCATAATTTCAACAAAAACTGGTCATGCGATATAGCaaagttttaataattttatgggCATTCATTAGATCCCAAATGGATACACCATAgtgaaaatatatatatatatatatatatatatatatatatatatatatatatatatatatatatatatatatatatatatatatgtgtgtgtgtgtgtgtgtgtgtgtgtgtgtgtgtgtgtgtgtgtgtgtgtgtgtgtgtgtgtgtgtgtgtgtgtgtgtgtgtgtgtgtgtgtgtgtgtgtgtgtgtgtgtgtgtgtgtgtgtgtgtgtgtgtgtgtgtgtgtgtgtgtgtgtgtgtgtgtgtgtgtgtgtgtgtgtgtgtgtgtgtgtgtgtgtgtgtgtgtgtgtgtgtgtgtgtgtgtgtgtgtgtgtgtgtgtgtgtgtgtgtgtgtgtgtgtgtgtgtgtgtgtgtgtgtgtgtgtgtgtgtgtgtgtgtgtgtgtgtgtgtgtgtgtgtgggtgggtgggtgtgggtgtgtgtgtgggtgggtgggtgtgggtgtgtgtgtgtgtgtgggtgggtgggtgtgggtgtgtgtgtgtgtgtttttaacgagtagggaaatctgctattagacacctgagaagacaacacagagagtggggtttggtatcccgacccccctactggggcgtgaggatccagacccactaaaaccctactcgagtctccagcctcaatccccccctggcaccaccttatcggtattacttcagggaggggctattagataactactggactatggtagctaggctgtttattcgctgttgatcggctttccagcggttttgtagctcaagtacgatctgggtagcagccgcattgccCGCtctccagacgtccgagctagaacacatcctttggacttagttatccggagtagtgtccacATGTTGCtactcacgcccgcgaaacgagggcatatgaagaaagcatgttctgcagtatCCTCAACgttcacgcattcgggacacgtggggtactccgcatgcccaaacttgtgcagatactgtctaaaacaaccatgctctgacagaatttgtgtcaggtggaagttgacttcgccgtggcgcctgttgacccacccggatagttccgggataagtcgatgtgtctaTAATACCGACGGATGgtattatagatgaaattccgcttaaCCCCGTGGTATTTCAACCGCCGAAGTATGTtgccgggtcgctcacctctcacaaacaactttactacgacgttgcggtactccttcaccgcgcgcggtaaacaaataacaaatgtcaTCAAGTCGGCACCTtacgcgtcggttagcctatatataaggctaaagcagTCACCAATACCAATGCACAGAATGcacgcacttacacaacgatgaaaagttgtattcgaacttattgaacaccctgtatgtaaagcacagtttaatttgtggcaatacgaagttaaTACGTGGTAATACGAAGAAAATGATAATTATTGCAGTAGATAAGAAAAGCTATATGTGCGCATGTGTGAGGGGGGGAGTTTaagtatgtatgtttgtacgtGTATCTGTTTGTTTGTTTCGGATAAGTCCCCacgcgccaatccatggtaccgcttGAATGATAGCTATACTAAGTCATGGTATGGAATAAGATTTCCTAGcaatttattcaatttatttattaactgttAAGTTTCTGCCAACAGAAGTAATACGAACAgtcaattgaattattttccgaaggcGTGTCACTTTCTATCTTAAGTGATAAATAAGATGTTATAGGTAACAAAAGTTGCTTTCAGTCGCTTAGAACGTTGTGCCACACAATCGACTTGCACATTTTAAACTTTAATATATTACTATCTCTCCGCCCTGCCAATTTTTGTTATTGTCAAACATTAATTTTCTCTGATTCGCTATAGCGAATATACGCTATATTGACTGAGAATGATAAGGGTAAGTGTAGAAAACTTGAATATGACTTATTCTCTACATAACGGCACAGAAAGTGTTCGAAGCAGCTAATAAAACGGAATAAACGGAACACgtgccagaaaaaaatatttcctccTAAATTTAAGTTTTACGTTTTGGACAAACTTGAGGTGGAATTGTCCAGAAAATTAAACACATAGAATTACGGATAGTTCGCATGGTGAATTAGCAACTGGAAAAAATCTCATCCATGACACTTATCcctatcgaccttttcgcgcgcttaatggcggctagtgggtacacttttcgaaaatgtttatttgcttttggcaactccgctcacgtacgcttgataattctacaacaacaatcaagggtgGAAATGTTAACTTGACGTGCACAAAATTGCCAAAGGCttgctaatattttccgaaagttgtacccaccaaccgccattaagcacgcgaaaaggtggataagcCCCaatctacacaattgtgtgggtgaaagcttttgctaaaaattctacCTAGAATTCATGCAACCTACAATGTGTAAAAGTTGAGCAATGTTAGCTGAATAGTTACATTTCCTATCACAATAGTTAAATACGTGCTAGGAGTAGCAGTTGTTTCGCAGTAACAATTGTCcgcaaaattcaaaaaaaaaacgtggCGGTCGGAAACGGGACGCTACCATAAAGTACTAATTCTGCGTGGGCCTTTAGGGTCCTCAACGGAAAGGCATTGTGTCATAACCCATAACGTGCTTGAGTTGCAACCAACCGTAATCAACAATAAAATATGTTCAGCTGTCAAATGAGCATAAGTTTGGCCTGATCGGCGCTTCGGTTGCACACTGAACAAAATTGGCACGATGAAATGTGAATAGAGTGAGTGTTCTAAGCGATTTACCCTTGGTTCCTTTCACTAATAGGTGAGGTTTTTGTATTTGTGATGAACTTGCTAAATAATCATTTTATAAGCAAAGTTGAATTTGCTTCTAACGTAATCTTTGAATGAAAATAATTtctttatatcgaggtattacttgCATTCTACATGTTCTCCTATAGGTATGACTTGTGACAGAGTAGTCAATTCAAACATAATAAGGTATGGCACCATGTGATGTGGTTTGCTGAAATTGTGTACCCTCGTCCGGGGATAccagcaacacttttgaactttgacttggttaAACTTTCGAAATATATCGTTTCGGTctaagtgtaagtagccaaaacttgtatagtagttaatacttttgatttatgattatgagaaaaaaatatcaactaaATTAAtttgtagaatgaaccgaaaataggggtgttgcaagttacccagcaAACGaagttacttgcaacacttttctgattttgcatttcttatgattttaaatttgatttcaaaccgcgtatgactatttttagatattttgagtatgtttgcagtaaaacaagagatactggaggcatgtTTTGCTTTCTAATTTAGTCTATCCCGTTTTAAGGAAATTcgttgaaaatgcagcatgtaggTGAACCCCAAATttccgtttcaaggcacgtgcaatttttcacaattttaattttgctggagatggcagtagacaaaataacattgtacagatgcaaatttactttgtacatactgtctattacgataatgatCTATTTTACAAGTACTGCAAGctgcgccatattggaagtaacaacgcgaattcattgttttttctccaagttcaaaatataaacaaagctcaaagttgttatatatttgttagcttataagACGCACTgattgtgtacaggaactaaacgataaaaaataatttcatgtcaatgaactgacgttACTTTGTACATCCATTTtttctactctgaaagtgaaattcctttccaatcgtataaaaaccaGCAAAACATTGATATAATAGATTAAACTTAACTGAACAATCGGCCatcgtcccttctttaaaaagACATTggctacaaatggttatgttaacaaacaaatgcgttagagctttcaaaagcgcgatgcgcagaaGTGTAGCAAGTAatcccggtgttgcaagtatccccggatgacggtatactAATTGTGTAGTGCCGTCATAGTGTCATAGATCAACTTCGCTTCATATCATCTGCCGCTCTTGTGAATTTTTTTGATTCAGTCTCATTTACTGTGTAATACCCCCATTCCACGCTGTATGTCACCAAGCATTGTATTTCTACCTTCAGATTGTCAAATTGATGTTGCGTACGGATTGCAAGTGCCACGGTGTTAGTGGTTCATGCGCAATGAAAACATGTTGGAAAAGTTTACCCTCGTTCCACGCTATTGGGGATATCATGATGAAAAAGTACCGGAAGGCAAAACTGGTGCAAGCGATATCTGAGGTGGGGAAAAACAACGGTCAGCTGCTACAGTTAGTGCTTAAAAGGTTTCTTGTATCGTTACCAAAACAAATCTAGAAGTGACTATTTGtaataaattatttgtttcatatttttttaaggAGAGGCAAATTGCAACACACTAGTGTTAACAGTCTGAAACCAAAGAGGATGGAATTGGTATACTTGCAACCATCGCCAAATTACTGCGACCGAGATATTGTGTCCGGAATTCTGGGCACCAGCGGGCGCCAGTGCAATCGAACTTCGCTTGCATTAGACAAATGTGACCTGCTCTGCTGTGGACGAGGCTACAATACTcatcaaattattcgaagctggCAGTGTAACTGTAAGTTCAAATGGTGTTGCACAGTCAATTGCGACATCTGCACCGAGCACACCGAAGAATATACGTGTAAATAGTGCATAAAGGTATTACCTTCATTCGATTTAGTTTCATgaattgtaaataaatattcCATTAGACTTAATTGCATCATTCTCAGTCAGACGATTGTATTTTTTTCACCAAGAAACAGTATTATTTGGATATACGTTAATttctagttttcaaataaaaagcattgcaaagatGATAAACAAGGGACTATTTATCCAAGACAGCAACCCATCTTAAAAAATCCAAAGAAATCGTTTTGACCAAATTGTGTGGAAAGCTTTCAGGTCTGTGGTAGCATGGTATGGGGACTTGCGCGAAGAACGAAGAGCTTTTCATTGATTCTTTTTATCATCGTAGCGGAGTGTAGATGTGAAAATTTCGAGTGGTGCGAAATTCGGTTGAAATCTAGTGCAAAAGGGCCATTAT harbors:
- the LOC128741544 gene encoding protein Wnt-2 isoform X2, which translates into the protein MLIELPSACRLSESFTSLVLCSRIPGLSPYQKQLCIDAPDAVVSLSAGQILGAQECQRQFKGHRWNCTQVWKRDMFGHIVIIGSREASFTYGITSAGAVHAITAACAKGNITTCGCDLKQKMQFSSESDSWKWGGCSADIGFGMRFTMKFLDAREIENDDRSLMNLHNNRVGRKIVKLMLRTDCKCHGVSGSCAMKTCWKSLPSFHAIGDIMMKKYRKAKLVQAISEVGKNNGQLLQLVLKRRGKLQHTSVNSLKPKRMELVYLQPSPNYCDRDIVSGILGTSGRQCNRTSLALDKCDLLCCGRGYNTHQIIRSWQCNCKFKWCCTVNCDICTEHTEEYTCK
- the LOC128741544 gene encoding protein Wnt-2 isoform X1, whose amino-acid sequence is MRNIPLIVCMIFMFVRVRLSESFTSLVLCSRIPGLSPYQKQLCIDAPDAVVSLSAGQILGAQECQRQFKGHRWNCTQVWKRDMFGHIVIIGSREASFTYGITSAGAVHAITAACAKGNITTCGCDLKQKMQFSSESDSWKWGGCSADIGFGMRFTMKFLDAREIENDDRSLMNLHNNRVGRKIVKLMLRTDCKCHGVSGSCAMKTCWKSLPSFHAIGDIMMKKYRKAKLVQAISEVGKNNGQLLQLVLKRRGKLQHTSVNSLKPKRMELVYLQPSPNYCDRDIVSGILGTSGRQCNRTSLALDKCDLLCCGRGYNTHQIIRSWQCNCKFKWCCTVNCDICTEHTEEYTCK